A stretch of the Uranotaenia lowii strain MFRU-FL chromosome 3, ASM2978415v1, whole genome shotgun sequence genome encodes the following:
- the LOC129753523 gene encoding uncharacterized protein LOC129753523 produces MANTNSSNFIALIEPFRRGSSFSNWIERLKFCFQVNNIPDAQRKPLLFTLGGPVVFDELMLLYPNGQLANADYEDIIDRLRQRFDKKESSRILRFRFTTRVQEPNETLEDFILSLKMQAEFCNFGDSKSSMILDRIVAGVRDVNLRQRLLIEQNLTQEMAENLVATWEMAQTNAFAMGGQGPTSGIGRYGQVANLRGPVKSRLGSRPAIRDRPYDNRNQQYHGGFDRNQQRRYTGTIPKTTEGNSSYQEDRKRRPDYRNTICDFCKVKGHPKRKCFKLKNLKKQAINFVDNLNPSSENELSALFNRMKPRVSDSDSDDSDDTGSFQCMHLASINGISDPCLLTFEIEGKLIQMEVDCGSSVTVMGINQFNALFGMKLKKTEKSLIVVNGSRLRIAGEVKVLILVGNAEIMAHRRQVRTTKKEHPVFQPNVWTRSTVTAVNENMEKMPRKSEAKPSQRLSRKRKQQESLANSGDTPELRQFTNNNALTRRLQRNATDTYEV; encoded by the exons ATGGCGAATACCAATTCTAGCAATTTTATTGCGCTAATTGAACCATTTAGAAGAGGTTCTTCTTTTTCGAATTGGATTGAGAGATTGAAGTTCTGTTTTCAAGTTAATAATATTCCGGATGCTCAACGTAAACCTTTACTGTTCACCTTGGGTGGTCCAGTTGTTTTCGATGAGCTAATGCTTCTTTATCCTAATGGTCAATTAGCTAATGCTGACTATGAGGATATTATAGATAGATTGAGGCAAAGGTTTGATAAAAAAGAGAGCTCAAGAATTTTGAGATTCCGTTTTACAACAAGAGTTCAGGAGCCTAACGAAACCTTAGAGGATTTTATACTTTCTTTAAAAATGCAAGCGGAATTCTGCAATTTTGGGGATTCAAAATCAAGCATGATTTTGGATCGCATAGTAGCTGGGGTCAGGGATGTGAATTTGCGTCAGCGATTGTTGATAGAGCAAAATCTCACTCAGGAAATGGCAGAGAATCTGGTCGCAACCTGGGAGATGGCTCAAACGAATGCTTTTGCCATGGGTGGACAGGGTCCAACGAGTGGCATAGGTCGTTATGGTCAGGTGGCAAATTTAAGGGGACCAGTAAAAAGCAGATTGGGATCCAGACCAGCTATAAGAGATCGTCCTTACGATAACAGAAATCAGCAATATCATGGAGGATTCGATAGAAATCAGCAGAGAAGATACACTGGAACTATTCCAAAAACAACTGAAGGAAATTCATCCTATCAGGAAGACAGAAAACGGAGACCGGATTATAGGAATACAATTTGCGATTTTTGTAAGGTAAAAGGGCATCCGAAAAGGAAGTGTTTCAAGCTGAAGAATTTGAAGAAACAAGCTATTAACTTTGTCGACAATTTAAACCCGAGCAGCGAAAATGAATTGAGCGCGTTGTTCAATCGCATGAAACCAAGAGTTTCAGATTCGGATAGTGATGATAGCGACGATACAGGTAGTTTTCAATGCATGCATTTGGCTTCAATCAATGGTATTAGCGATCCATGTCTGTTAACCTTTGAAATTGAAGGCAAATTAATACAAATGGAGGTTGATTGTGGTTCTTCTGTAACGGTGATGGGTATTAATCAATTTAATGCTCTTTTTGggatgaaactaaaaaaaactgaaaaaagcttAATAGTAGTAAATGGTTCTAGACTGCGGATTGCAGGAGAAGTCAAAGTATTG ATACTTGTTGGAAACGCAGAAATAATGGCCCATCGGCGACAAGTCCGGACAACTAAGAAGGAACATCCGGTCTTCCAGCCGAACGTTTGGACGCGTAGTACCGTGACTGCGGTAAATGAAAACATGGAGAAAATGCCGAGGAAATCTGAAGCGAAGCCATCGCAGCGACTTTCACGAAAGCGAAAACAACAAGAGTCACTGGCTAATTCCGGGGACACACCTGAACTACGGC